The following proteins come from a genomic window of bacterium:
- the rplV gene encoding 50S ribosomal protein L22, with protein sequence MDVKAVARYVRISPRKVRPVMALIKGKGVDEALAVLRFSPNRASEAVAKVVKSAAANAENNLELARDTLRVAQAFVDSGPSIKRMQARARGRADVIKKRSSHITIVVQGE encoded by the coding sequence ATGGACGTGAAGGCCGTTGCCCGGTACGTGCGCATCTCGCCGCGGAAGGTCCGTCCGGTGATGGCACTGATCAAGGGCAAGGGGGTCGATGAGGCCCTCGCCGTGCTCCGGTTCTCGCCCAACCGGGCCTCCGAGGCGGTGGCGAAGGTCGTCAAGTCGGCGGCCGCCAACGCCGAGAACAACCTGGAGCTCGCGCGGGACACGTTGCGGGTCGCGCAGGCGTTCGTCGACAGCGGCCCGAGCATCAAGCGGATGCAGGCGCGGGCGCGGGGTCGCGCGGACGTGATCAAGAAGCGCAGCAGCCATATCACGATCGTCGTCCAGGGCGAATAG
- the rpsC gene encoding 30S ribosomal protein S3, whose translation MGQKIHPIGLRLGIIKDWESKWYAEKNFPDLIQEDQTLRRHIKKKLGRAGISRIEIERTANRVRITIHSARPGIIIGRGGTGIDALKKELDALTGKQIQLNVQEIRRAELEATLVAQNVASQLERRVAYRRAMKQAVARTLRSGAKGIRISCSGRLAGAEIARYEWYRDGRVPLQTLRADIDFGVAEALTTYGRIGVKVWIYRGDVLPERRRPGELRGRPGETVVLPSRMPRVTVQRRAEAHVDAQESEVS comes from the coding sequence GTGGGACAGAAGATCCACCCGATTGGACTGCGGCTCGGCATCATCAAGGATTGGGAGTCGAAGTGGTACGCGGAAAAGAACTTTCCCGACCTCATCCAGGAAGATCAGACGCTGCGCCGGCACATCAAGAAGAAGCTGGGCCGCGCGGGCATCTCGCGGATCGAGATCGAACGGACCGCCAACCGGGTGCGGATCACCATCCACTCGGCCCGGCCCGGGATCATCATCGGCCGTGGCGGGACGGGGATCGATGCGTTGAAGAAAGAGCTGGACGCGCTCACGGGAAAACAGATTCAGTTGAACGTCCAGGAAATCCGCCGCGCGGAACTCGAGGCCACCCTCGTCGCGCAGAACGTGGCCAGCCAGCTCGAACGCCGGGTGGCGTACCGGCGGGCGATGAAGCAGGCGGTGGCGAGGACGCTGCGGAGCGGGGCCAAGGGGATCCGCATTTCGTGCAGCGGCCGGCTCGCGGGCGCGGAGATCGCCCGGTACGAGTGGTACCGGGACGGCCGCGTGCCCCTGCAGACGCTCCGCGCCGATATCGATTTCGGGGTGGCCGAGGCCCTGACGACTTACGGACGGATCGGGGTCAAGGTGTGGATCTACCGCGGGGATGTCTTGCCGGAGCGCCGCCGTCCCGGCGAGCTGCGCGGCCGTCCGGGGGAGACGGTGGTGCTCCCCTCGCGCATGCCGCGGGTGACCGTGCAGAGGAGGGCTGAAGCCCATGTTGATGCCCAAGAGAGTGAAGTTTCGTAA
- the rplP gene encoding 50S ribosomal protein L16 yields the protein MLMPKRVKFRKAHRGRMRGEAQRGASVAFGEFGLQALDRGWVTSQQIEASRRAVTRFIKRGGKLWIRIFPDKPVTKKPAETRMGSGKGNPELWVAVVRPGRVMFELAGVTEEIAKEALTLAGHKLPIKTRFVQRIEGQL from the coding sequence ATGTTGATGCCCAAGAGAGTGAAGTTTCGTAAGGCGCATCGGGGGCGGATGCGCGGCGAAGCCCAGCGGGGAGCGTCGGTGGCATTCGGGGAGTTCGGCCTCCAGGCCCTGGATCGAGGATGGGTGACGTCCCAGCAAATCGAGGCGTCCCGGCGCGCGGTGACCCGGTTTATCAAGCGCGGCGGCAAGCTGTGGATCCGCATCTTTCCGGACAAGCCGGTCACCAAGAAGCCGGCCGAGACACGGATGGGCAGCGGCAAGGGCAATCCGGAACTGTGGGTGGCCGTGGTCCGTCCGGGTCGCGTGATGTTCGAGCTGGCGGGGGTGACGGAGGAGATCGCCAAGGAAGCGCTGACGCTGGCCGGACACAAACTGCCGATCAAGACGCGATTCGTGCAGCGCATTGAGGGGCAACTATGA
- the rpmC gene encoding 50S ribosomal protein L29 → MSVGDLRELGAPELNKRLGEARQELFNLRLQRASGKLLNPARVVAVRRTVARLLTVLRERNEEEGVAR, encoded by the coding sequence ATGAGCGTCGGGGATCTCCGCGAGCTGGGGGCGCCCGAACTCAACAAGCGGCTGGGGGAAGCGCGGCAGGAACTCTTCAATCTCCGCCTCCAGCGCGCGTCGGGGAAGCTGTTGAACCCGGCCCGCGTGGTGGCCGTACGGCGGACCGTCGCCCGCCTGCTGACGGTGTTGCGCGAGCGCAACGAGGAAGAAGGAGTGGCGAGATGA
- the rpsQ gene encoding 30S ribosomal protein S17: MTEGGRSARKTQVGTVVSDAMQKTVVVEVQRRGRHPFYKKIIRHTRRFKAHDEAGDAHVGDKVLIAETRPLSKDKRWRVAEVLERAR; encoded by the coding sequence ATGACCGAGGGGGGACGTTCGGCCCGGAAGACCCAGGTGGGGACCGTCGTGAGCGACGCGATGCAGAAGACGGTCGTGGTCGAGGTCCAGCGCCGCGGCCGCCACCCGTTTTACAAGAAGATCATTCGGCATACCCGCCGGTTCAAGGCGCACGATGAGGCGGGCGACGCGCACGTCGGCGACAAGGTGCTCATCGCGGAGACCCGGCCGCTCAGCAAGGACAAACGGTGGCGGGTCGCCGAGGTGCTGGAGCGGGCGCGATGA
- the rplN gene encoding 50S ribosomal protein L14, with amino-acid sequence MIQNYTRLRVADNTGAREIMCIRVHGGSRRRYAGIGDVIVATVKQAIPNSAVKKGEVVHAVVVRTTKPMRRPDGSYIRFDDNAAVLITDQNNPRGTRIFGPVARELREKQFMKIISLAPEVL; translated from the coding sequence ATGATCCAGAACTACACCCGGCTGCGGGTGGCCGACAATACGGGCGCTCGGGAGATCATGTGCATCCGGGTGCACGGCGGCTCCAGGCGCCGGTATGCGGGCATTGGGGATGTGATCGTGGCGACGGTCAAGCAGGCCATCCCCAACAGCGCCGTCAAGAAGGGCGAGGTGGTGCACGCGGTGGTGGTTCGGACGACCAAGCCGATGCGGCGGCCCGACGGGTCGTACATCCGGTTCGACGACAACGCCGCGGTGTTGATCACCGACCAAAACAACCCGCGGGGCACGCGCATCTTCGGGCCCGTGGCGAGAGAGCTGCGCGAGAAGCAGTTCATGAAGATCATCTCGCTCGCGCCGGAGGTCTTGTGA
- the rplX gene encoding 50S ribosomal protein L24, protein MRTSIHVRRGDTVEVITGKYRGKRGKVLRVVPKHGRIIVEGLMVAKRHMKPTEKMPAGGIVEKEMPFVAGKAMLVCPRCGRAVRFGHRVLDDGTKVRICRHCGEIIDKA, encoded by the coding sequence ATGCGGACGTCGATTCACGTCAGGCGCGGGGACACCGTCGAGGTGATCACGGGTAAGTACCGCGGCAAGCGGGGTAAGGTGCTCCGGGTGGTTCCCAAGCACGGCCGGATCATCGTGGAGGGGCTGATGGTGGCCAAGCGCCACATGAAGCCCACCGAGAAGATGCCCGCGGGCGGGATCGTGGAGAAAGAGATGCCGTTTGTGGCGGGCAAGGCGATGCTGGTGTGTCCGCGGTGCGGCCGGGCCGTCCGGTTCGGGCACCGCGTCCTGGACGACGGCACGAAGGTCCGGATCTGCCGGCACTGCGGCGAGATCATCGACAAGGCATAG
- the rplE gene encoding 50S ribosomal protein L5, which yields MARLRERYKNEIVADLKKRVGYTNVMQVPRVEKVVINMRVADALQDQRHLDKAVEELTLISGQRPVITRARRSIAAFKLRAGNPIGCKVTLRGERMYEFLDKLFSISLPRIKDFKGLSTRSFDGRGGMNIGVREQLMFPEIEYDKVDKIRGMDITIVTTARTDEEARELLRSLGLPIREGAS from the coding sequence ATGGCACGGTTGCGCGAGCGGTACAAGAACGAGATCGTGGCGGACCTGAAAAAGCGCGTGGGGTACACCAACGTCATGCAGGTGCCGCGGGTGGAGAAGGTCGTCATCAACATGCGCGTCGCGGACGCCCTCCAGGACCAGCGGCATTTGGACAAGGCGGTCGAGGAGTTGACGCTGATCAGCGGCCAGCGGCCCGTGATCACCCGGGCCCGCCGGTCGATCGCCGCGTTCAAGCTGCGGGCAGGGAACCCGATCGGCTGCAAAGTGACGCTTCGCGGTGAGCGGATGTATGAGTTCCTGGACAAACTCTTCAGCATCAGCCTGCCCCGGATCAAGGACTTCAAGGGGCTCTCCACGCGCTCGTTCGACGGCCGCGGCGGGATGAACATCGGGGTGCGGGAGCAGTTGATGTTTCCGGAGATCGAGTACGACAAGGTGGACAAGATTCGAGGGATGGACATCACGATCGTGACGACGGCGCGGACGGACGAGGAAGCGCGCGAGCTGCTCCGGTCACTCGGGCTGCCGATCCGCGAGGGGGCGAGTTAA
- a CDS encoding type Z 30S ribosomal protein S14 produces the protein MPKKALLLKWRKPAKFKVRRYSRCRNCGRPRAVFRKFGLCRICLRTLAHRGEIPGVVKASW, from the coding sequence ATGCCCAAAAAGGCGCTGCTTCTGAAGTGGCGGAAACCGGCGAAGTTCAAGGTCCGCCGGTACAGCCGGTGCCGGAACTGCGGCCGGCCGCGGGCGGTGTTCCGGAAGTTCGGGTTGTGCCGGATTTGCCTCCGGACCCTGGCCCACCGCGGCGAGATCCCGGGTGTGGTGAAAGCGAGTTGGTGA
- the rpsH gene encoding 30S ribosomal protein S8 encodes MITDPIADMLTRIRNALVARHPQVSMPSSRMKLEIAKILKTEGFIADYHLDKTAPDVIRISLRYGERKEGIITGLRRVSRPGLRIYARRAELPRVRGGLGVAIVSTSRGIMTDREARKAGIGGEVLCFVW; translated from the coding sequence GTGATCACAGATCCCATCGCGGATATGCTGACGAGGATCCGGAACGCCCTGGTGGCGCGGCATCCTCAGGTCTCGATGCCCAGCTCGCGCATGAAGCTCGAGATCGCCAAGATCCTCAAGACCGAAGGGTTCATCGCCGATTATCACCTGGACAAGACGGCTCCCGACGTGATCCGGATCTCCCTCCGGTACGGCGAGCGCAAGGAGGGCATCATCACCGGCCTGAGGCGGGTCAGCCGCCCTGGGCTCCGGATCTACGCGCGCCGCGCCGAGCTGCCTCGAGTCCGCGGCGGGCTCGGCGTAGCGATCGTCTCGACCAGCCGGGGGATCATGACCGATCGTGAGGCCCGCAAGGCGGGAATCGGAGGCGAAGTGTTGTGCTTCGTCTGGTAA
- the rplF gene encoding 50S ribosomal protein L6, producing the protein MSRVGRLPIGIPAGVEVAVDGQVVRVKGPKGALERTVHDAIRVAVEDKRIIVTRQSDDRSHRALHGLTRALVANMVNGVTKGYQIELEIQGVGYRAQKQGQNLAIQVGYSHPVEITPPKGVTLDAPQPTRIVVGGIDKEQVGQLAATIRAIREPDPYKGKGIRYLGERVRRKPGKAGKATVGAAKS; encoded by the coding sequence ATGTCGCGAGTTGGTAGGCTGCCGATTGGGATCCCGGCGGGGGTCGAGGTGGCGGTCGACGGACAGGTCGTCCGGGTGAAGGGGCCCAAGGGGGCGCTCGAGCGGACCGTGCACGACGCGATCCGGGTGGCGGTGGAGGACAAGCGGATCATCGTCACGCGACAGAGCGACGATCGGTCGCATCGGGCGCTTCACGGGTTGACGCGCGCGCTCGTCGCCAACATGGTCAACGGGGTCACGAAGGGCTATCAGATCGAGCTGGAGATCCAAGGGGTCGGCTACCGGGCCCAGAAGCAGGGCCAGAACCTGGCCATTCAGGTCGGGTACTCCCACCCCGTCGAGATCACGCCGCCCAAGGGGGTAACGCTCGACGCGCCCCAGCCCACCCGCATCGTGGTGGGCGGGATCGACAAGGAGCAGGTCGGGCAGCTGGCGGCGACCATCCGCGCGATTCGCGAGCCCGATCCCTACAAGGGGAAAGGGATTCGGTATCTCGGCGAGCGGGTCCGGCGCAAGCCTGGGAAGGCCGGGAAGGCCACCGTTGGCGCGGCCAAGTCCTGA
- the rplR gene encoding 50S ribosomal protein L18: protein MIKHKDRNESRRRRHLRIRRSVRGKADRPRLSVFRSLAHIYAQVIDDHRQATLVAASSLDPEIRTEASNAKKTEAGRLVGRLIARRAKEKGVGRVVFDRGGYLYHGRVKALAEGAREGGLEF, encoded by the coding sequence ATGATTAAGCACAAGGACCGAAACGAGTCTCGCCGGAGGCGGCATCTGAGAATCCGCCGATCCGTCCGGGGCAAGGCGGATCGGCCGCGGTTGTCGGTGTTCCGGAGCCTCGCCCACATCTACGCGCAGGTGATCGACGACCACCGGCAGGCCACGCTCGTCGCGGCGTCGTCGCTGGATCCCGAGATCCGCACGGAAGCGTCGAACGCGAAGAAGACCGAAGCCGGCCGTCTCGTGGGCCGTCTGATCGCCCGGCGGGCGAAGGAAAAAGGCGTCGGGCGCGTCGTGTTCGACCGAGGCGGGTATCTGTATCACGGCCGCGTCAAGGCGCTG